The Chloroflexota bacterium nucleotide sequence CGCACGCGCGGTAGACGGCGGCGAAACGGCAGGCTTGGACCCAACGGAACCGAACGTGGCGGCCATGGCAAGGACCACGAGGCCCGCAAGAGCCGCCCGCCGCCGCCATGCTCGCATTTGCTCGCGCCCACCGGAGCCTGCGCCTAGCAGGCCGCGCATTCTAGTGGAGCGTGCGGAGATGACCGGTCCCGCTCGGATCGCCGGCGCCCGACATGACGAAGCAAGACCCGCCTACCGCCGGTCTCGAACCACGATTGCTCCAGACTACCTACGCCAGAGATTGACTCATGTCACATGAGTCAAATAGACTTTCACTATGTCCAAACGACTGCAGGTCCTCTTGGACGAGGAAGAGTACCGAGAGATTCAGCGCGTCGCCCGGCGGCAACGCGTGACCGTTGCGGAATGGGTCCGTCAGGCGCTGCGCCAAGCCCGCAGCGACGATGCTGGAACGATTGACGCCAAGCTGCGGGCAATTGCCAAGGCGTCACGGCACAGCTTCCCAACGGCTGACATCGAGGACATGCTCGAAGAGATCGAGGCCGGATACCAGCAGCCGTGATCTTCGTCGATTCCAATGTGCCGATGTACTTGGTGGGTGCATCGCATCCGAACAAGGATCGCGCGGTGGCGGTCCTCACGCAGCTCGTCGCAGACGGGGAGCGATTCGTCACCGACGTCGAGGTCTACCAAGAGATCCTGCATCGCTACACGGCAACGCAGCGCCTACAGGCCATAGACGCGGCCTTCGAGAGTCTGGATGCCCTTGTCGACGACATCTTGACCTTTGGCATGTCGGAAATCCGCGCTGCACGAGCGCTCATCAGCTCCATCGACGGCCTCTCGGCACGGGACGCCATCCACGTGGCCGTCATGCACGAGGCCGAAATCAGCCGCATTCTGAGCTTCGATCGC carries:
- a CDS encoding ribbon-helix-helix protein, CopG family — its product is MSKRLQVLLDEEEYREIQRVARRQRVTVAEWVRQALRQARSDDAGTIDAKLRAIAKASRHSFPTADIEDMLEEIEAGYQQP
- a CDS encoding type II toxin-antitoxin system VapC family toxin, whose translation is MIFVDSNVPMYLVGASHPNKDRAVAVLTQLVADGERFVTDVEVYQEILHRYTATQRLQAIDAAFESLDALVDDILTFGMSEIRAARALISSIDGLSARDAIHVAVMHEAEISRILSFDRGLDACPGIERLA